In one Acidobacteriota bacterium genomic region, the following are encoded:
- a CDS encoding VWA domain-containing protein, producing the protein MASKETELKEKLKQTLKDAAGSTVESLMNRTSSLPYEAVLLTTELGISIAATNLRASVEFLKAVPDVAKLIDASDLRIWGEAGKRIATTSADTAIEFFQSSAKIITAIPPGSRPYVLKLINKQAALSANTAVESFKTSPQIISTINDAESIGKILSICIEMARHSVKHSNDLLQSAPKVIADLKAAGEHCGYSLVDRVLSLTSAFAFRSGGTAAEFFIDLPNAISTSDPKAVTKLFDITEEYLERSGGVALQYFKAASRVLKIADESAFDRWTSLAKKVALQGNAASYHFMKASPQIIADLAARFGAERRAQVIASVLQVVEEIAERNTTAAVECFKASPIALRAASLGQFRAWALRGIEKPEETSRKIQAYYALESKASQEALFRIEGGLTLDAIAQTLRLYVEGLTGKSLHIAPLSAIPDEVRISDGKTIYLPSVVAEFESEAENFRLFKVLAAHGAGQIEFETYSENTEGLKAAWNEVRASFNGQKQKSKTSQKIPDSIGFLNVLDEFRNQDIALKLFTTVENGRIDFLLRQAYRGIRRDLDFVQSRLLERRPKIEELSEEYVPFELLFQIALCGGATPEARQVYPTIVGQLESIFAAFIFRPDASVAESLIATRHIYDLFLEQPRASDTQSNDSSQTTDEGEGEGESQGEQDEGAEAQQKQPAEAQPDPFSFWAANQTQEITADQELFNQWNSRETSEQDLEKGDRAFFYDEWDRELGDHRTRWCRVIERLGVRGARGFVESVRSKYAGVISSIRYQFQLMRPENLQKIRGEVDGEDYDLQKVIDYALDKRSTGLIDERLYIRKLRRERDVAVSFLLDMSSSTARTISRLPNRPYTQPGQRIIDIEKEGLVLMSEALEAVGDAYSMQGFTSEGRRNVKFFIIKDFDERYSPDVEKRIGGITYQNNTRLGAAIRHAITRLAAQDARTKLLIVLSDGRPYDHDYGDSRYAREDTRIALRQARIEGITPFCITIDRESEDQLKDMYGEVGYTIIDDVLSLPERMPGIYRRLTT; encoded by the coding sequence ATGGCGAGTAAAGAGACCGAATTAAAAGAGAAATTAAAACAAACCTTGAAAGATGCCGCCGGTTCGACGGTTGAAAGTTTAATGAATCGTACCAGTTCCCTGCCTTATGAAGCTGTTTTGCTAACCACTGAATTAGGAATTTCAATCGCTGCCACCAATTTACGGGCTTCGGTTGAATTTCTCAAAGCCGTCCCGGATGTTGCAAAACTAATCGACGCCAGCGACCTTCGCATCTGGGGCGAAGCCGGTAAACGCATCGCTACCACCAGCGCCGATACGGCGATTGAATTTTTTCAATCCAGCGCCAAAATTATTACCGCAATTCCGCCAGGCTCGCGACCTTATGTTTTGAAATTGATTAATAAACAGGCGGCGCTTTCTGCCAATACGGCGGTTGAAAGTTTCAAAACATCACCTCAAATTATCTCTACTATCAATGATGCCGAATCGATTGGCAAAATCCTTTCTATCTGTATCGAAATGGCGCGTCATTCGGTAAAACACAGCAACGATTTGTTGCAGTCCGCGCCTAAAGTGATTGCCGATTTAAAAGCCGCAGGTGAACATTGCGGTTATTCATTGGTTGACCGGGTTTTATCTCTGACTTCGGCGTTCGCCTTCCGTTCGGGTGGCACCGCTGCGGAATTTTTTATCGATTTGCCGAACGCCATTTCGACCTCTGACCCCAAAGCCGTTACTAAATTATTTGATATAACCGAAGAATACCTCGAACGCTCGGGCGGCGTCGCTTTGCAGTATTTCAAAGCCGCCAGCCGGGTGCTGAAAATTGCCGACGAATCGGCATTCGACCGTTGGACCTCGCTTGCCAAAAAAGTCGCGCTGCAAGGCAATGCTGCAAGTTATCATTTTATGAAAGCCAGTCCGCAAATCATTGCTGACCTTGCCGCAAGATTTGGCGCAGAGCGCCGGGCACAAGTCATTGCTTCGGTGTTACAAGTCGTCGAAGAAATTGCCGAAAGAAATACCACGGCGGCTGTCGAATGTTTTAAGGCGAGTCCCATCGCCTTGCGCGCCGCAAGCCTTGGGCAATTTCGCGCCTGGGCACTCAGAGGAATTGAAAAACCCGAAGAAACCTCCAGAAAAATCCAAGCTTATTACGCCTTGGAATCGAAAGCCAGTCAAGAGGCGCTGTTTAGAATCGAAGGTGGCTTGACGCTTGATGCCATCGCGCAAACTCTCAGGCTTTATGTCGAAGGGCTGACCGGAAAAAGTTTACACATAGCCCCGCTAAGCGCCATTCCTGATGAAGTGAGAATCAGCGATGGCAAAACTATTTACTTACCTTCGGTCGTTGCCGAGTTTGAAAGTGAAGCGGAAAATTTCCGCTTGTTTAAAGTGCTTGCCGCGCACGGCGCTGGACAGATTGAGTTTGAAACCTATTCGGAAAATACCGAAGGGTTGAAAGCCGCGTGGAATGAAGTTCGAGCGTCCTTTAATGGGCAAAAGCAAAAATCTAAAACCTCACAAAAAATCCCCGATTCGATTGGCTTTTTAAATGTGCTGGATGAATTTCGCAATCAGGACATCGCTTTAAAATTATTCACCACGGTGGAAAATGGTCGCATCGATTTTTTACTCAGGCAGGCTTATCGTGGAATCCGTCGGGATTTGGATTTCGTGCAATCACGCCTGCTTGAACGGCGTCCCAAGATAGAAGAATTAAGCGAAGAATATGTTCCCTTTGAACTGCTTTTCCAAATCGCGCTTTGCGGGGGCGCAACCCCGGAAGCTCGCCAGGTTTATCCGACGATTGTCGGGCAACTTGAAAGCATTTTCGCAGCATTCATATTTAGACCCGATGCATCAGTTGCCGAATCACTGATTGCCACTCGACATATTTACGATTTATTCCTCGAACAACCACGCGCTTCTGACACCCAGAGCAATGATTCATCGCAAACCACCGATGAAGGTGAAGGCGAAGGTGAATCTCAGGGTGAGCAGGACGAAGGCGCAGAGGCACAACAAAAACAACCGGCAGAGGCACAACCCGACCCATTCAGTTTCTGGGCAGCCAATCAAACCCAGGAAATTACCGCCGACCAGGAATTATTTAATCAATGGAATAGCCGTGAAACCAGCGAACAGGATTTGGAAAAAGGCGACCGCGCCTTTTTTTATGATGAATGGGATAGAGAACTTGGTGACCACCGCACGCGCTGGTGCCGGGTAATCGAACGCCTTGGAGTTCGCGGCGCGCGTGGCTTTGTTGAATCGGTTCGCTCAAAATATGCGGGAGTCATTTCATCGATTCGCTATCAATTTCAGTTGATGCGACCTGAAAATTTACAAAAGATTCGCGGCGAAGTTGATGGCGAAGATTACGATTTACAAAAGGTCATTGATTACGCGCTTGATAAACGCAGCACAGGATTGATTGATGAGCGATTATACATCCGCAAGCTGCGCCGTGAACGCGATGTTGCCGTCTCATTTTTATTGGATATGTCGAGTTCAACGGCGCGAACCATCAGTCGATTGCCCAACCGCCCATACACCCAGCCCGGTCAACGCATCATTGATATTGAAAAAGAAGGCTTGGTATTGATGAGCGAAGCTTTGGAAGCCGTAGGTGATGCTTACTCAATGCAAGGGTTCACCAGCGAGGGACGTCGCAATGTGAAATTTTTTATCATCAAAGATTTCGATGAACGCTATTCGCCGGATGTTGAAAAACGAATTGGCGGAATTACTTATCAAAATAATACTCGGCTTGGCGCAGCGATTCGCCATGCCATCACCCGACTTGCCGCGCAGGATGCGCGAACCAAATTGTTAATCGTATTATCCGATGGCAGACCTTACGACCACGATTATGGCGATAGCCGATATGCCCGCGAAGATACGCGCATCGCGCTCAGGCAGGCGCGAATCGAAGGCATCACGCCTTTTTGTATCACCATCGACCGTGAATCCGAAGACCAATTGAAAGATATGTACGGCGAAGTCGGTTATACGATTATTGATGATGTGTTGAGTTTGCCTGAACGTATGCCCGGCATTTACCGACGGTTGACCACTTGA
- a CDS encoding TetR/AcrR family transcriptional regulator — protein MATTRKAIKEKANGKYELILRAAIKVFARNGFFNSKVADVAKAAGVADGTVYLYFKNKDDILVSIFNSIAEQALERGRAALSEINDPVEKLRRIVESHLEMYAKDRDLAIVFQVELRSSTKFMEQFSATKVTEYLDLIGRVIEDGQKRGVFRKTLNPKITAKILFGALDEMVTNWVLTHKRYNLVSTSEPLFDVFLHGVSQT, from the coding sequence ATGGCAACGACACGTAAAGCGATAAAAGAAAAAGCCAACGGGAAATATGAACTCATCTTGCGCGCCGCCATCAAGGTATTTGCGCGAAATGGCTTTTTTAATTCCAAGGTTGCCGATGTGGCGAAAGCCGCAGGTGTCGCCGACGGCACGGTTTATCTCTATTTTAAAAATAAGGATGACATTCTGGTATCTATCTTTAATTCCATCGCCGAACAGGCGCTCGAACGTGGTCGCGCGGCGCTTTCGGAAATCAATGACCCGGTTGAAAAATTGAGACGCATTGTTGAAAGCCACCTGGAAATGTATGCCAAAGATAGAGACCTGGCGATTGTCTTTCAGGTTGAATTGCGGTCTTCGACAAAATTTATGGAACAGTTCTCAGCCACCAAAGTCACAGAGTATCTGGATTTAATCGGCAGAGTTATTGAAGACGGACAGAAGCGAGGCGTATTTCGTAAAACCCTCAATCCAAAAATCACTGCCAAAATTCTGTTCGGCGCGCTCGACGAGATGGTGACCAACTGGGTGCTTACACATAAACGCTACAATCTGGTTTCAACTTCCGAGCCGTTATTTGATGTGTTTTTACATGGCGTTTCGCAAACCTGA
- a CDS encoding long-chain fatty acid--CoA ligase produces the protein MTPTTLNQLFNFAVESRRDAPLLNFKKDGSWQKLTYGEVARRVRELALGLYDIGFRRDEKIALWAENRPEWNVADLAILAIGAVDVPVYTTQARSHIEYILNNSETRAIFVSNDFLTEAMQFRERVPSLAFIISFDAVSESDKSETVLSAEALINRGRKLYGADPKLYERLWRESQPADLATLIYTSGTTGDPKGVMLTHENLTQNVLNVVQWLKLDGRKDEALTYLPFSHIFERAVWYLYAHCGTLISYAESVDKVAANLAEVKPTAMTSVPRMFEKIYARILAKGMAEGFPKRQIFLWSLDIGKRWAEKRDKQETIGFALNLKHKIADALVFKKWREALGGRIRTLISGGAPLAPEIAYTFAGAGMMILQGYGLTETSPSLTCNTEEANRFGSVGRVINNVEVKIADDGEILARGKIIMQGYYKRPDFNAEAFSDGRWFHTGDIGHFDKDGFLFITDRKKDLIKTSGGKYIAPQPLESLIKSSRFISQVVVIGNNRKFASALVVPNLELLKNYAQLKHIHYQTVDDLLKNPRILDLIQRQIDKATPDVAQFERIKKVALLENEMTAESGELTPTLKPRRTIIEKKYAAVIDALYAESESKAFVG, from the coding sequence ATGACCCCAACCACCTTAAATCAACTGTTTAATTTTGCAGTCGAAAGCCGACGCGATGCGCCGCTTTTAAATTTTAAAAAGGATGGCAGTTGGCAAAAACTTACCTATGGTGAGGTTGCCCGTCGGGTTCGCGAACTGGCTTTGGGGCTATATGATATTGGATTTCGACGCGATGAAAAAATTGCCCTGTGGGCAGAGAACCGACCGGAATGGAATGTTGCCGATCTGGCAATTTTAGCTATAGGCGCGGTTGACGTTCCGGTTTATACCACACAGGCGCGCTCGCATATCGAATATATTTTAAATAATTCGGAAACTCGCGCGATTTTCGTTTCCAACGATTTTCTTACGGAAGCGATGCAATTTCGCGAGCGCGTTCCTTCATTAGCGTTCATCATTTCGTTCGACGCGGTTTCGGAATCGGATAAATCCGAAACGGTTTTAAGTGCCGAAGCATTGATTAATCGCGGACGAAAATTATATGGAGCCGACCCGAAACTCTACGAGCGATTGTGGCGGGAATCGCAACCCGCAGACCTCGCGACCTTGATTTACACCTCCGGGACGACCGGCGACCCGAAAGGGGTGATGCTCACGCACGAAAATTTAACCCAGAATGTATTGAATGTGGTTCAGTGGTTAAAGTTGGATGGGCGAAAGGACGAAGCCTTAACCTACCTGCCGTTTTCGCACATCTTTGAACGCGCTGTCTGGTATCTGTATGCGCATTGCGGAACGTTGATTTCCTATGCTGAAAGTGTGGATAAGGTCGCAGCAAATTTAGCCGAGGTTAAACCGACTGCGATGACCAGTGTTCCGCGCATGTTTGAAAAAATTTATGCGCGGATTTTAGCCAAGGGGATGGCTGAAGGTTTTCCCAAACGCCAGATATTTTTATGGTCGCTGGATATTGGTAAACGTTGGGCTGAGAAGAGAGATAAGCAGGAAACCATCGGTTTCGCTTTGAATTTAAAACATAAAATTGCCGATGCCTTAGTATTTAAAAAATGGCGTGAAGCATTGGGCGGCAGAATCCGAACCTTGATTTCAGGCGGTGCGCCGCTTGCCCCGGAAATCGCTTACACTTTCGCGGGAGCGGGGATGATGATTTTACAAGGTTACGGTTTAACCGAAACCTCACCGTCGCTCACCTGCAATACGGAAGAAGCCAACCGTTTCGGTTCAGTAGGGCGAGTGATTAATAATGTCGAAGTGAAAATTGCCGACGATGGCGAAATCCTGGCGCGCGGAAAAATCATCATGCAGGGATATTACAAACGACCGGATTTCAATGCCGAAGCGTTTTCCGATGGTAGGTGGTTTCACACAGGCGACATCGGGCATTTCGATAAAGACGGGTTTTTATTTATCACCGACCGCAAAAAGGATTTGATTAAAACCAGCGGCGGAAAATATATCGCTCCACAGCCGCTCGAAAGTTTAATCAAATCGAGTCGCTTTATTTCTCAGGTGGTGGTCATCGGCAATAATCGCAAATTCGCCTCGGCGTTAGTCGTGCCGAATCTGGAACTGCTGAAAAACTACGCGCAGTTGAAGCATATTCACTATCAAACCGTTGATGATTTATTAAAAAATCCCAGGATTCTGGATTTAATTCAACGTCAGATTGATAAAGCGACGCCGGATGTGGCGCAGTTTGAGCGCATCAAAAAAGTCGCGCTTCTGGAAAATGAAATGACGGCAGAGTCCGGCGAATTAACTCCAACCTTGAAACCGCGTAGAACCATCATCGAAAAAAAATATGCTGCGGTGATTGATGCGCTTTATGCTGAATCGGAAAGCAAAGCGTTCGTCGGCTAG
- a CDS encoding 3-hydroxyacyl-CoA dehydrogenase/enoyl-CoA hydratase family protein, translating into MSYRIEKVAVLGSGTMGAQIAAHLANAGIEVLLLDIAPKELTESEAAKGLTLDHPAVKNRIVNAGLETAKKIRPAAFFSSSVASLVSIGNFEDDLAKINQCDWVIEAVIENLEIKSALYEKVDKLRKPGSIISSNTSGIPIQAMSEGRSDDFKAHFLGTHFFNPPRYLKLLEVIPTADTKSEVVKFIGDFCDRKLGKGIVLAKDTPNFIANRIAAFSSFNTIKTMMEGDYTVEEIDAMTGQLIGRPKSATFRTTDIVGLDVSLYVADNLYKAVPNDEQREMLVAPDFLREMVKRKMLGNKTGGGFYKKVRGEGGKPEYQVLDYKTLEYRASQKFSSPSIEAAKQLESPAERLRALIYNDDRVGQFLWKTLSRNLIYAMNRIPEIADDIVNLDSAVKWGFNFELGIFESWDAIGVEKSVARMREEGMQIPESIEKFIAAGHKNFYEKRDGKNLFYDFATATYKEVPARSGVLILKPFKEQNKIIKKNAGASLIDIGDGVACLEFHSKMNAIGGDTIAMMNYAVKEVSENFEALVIANESDNFSVGANLMMVVMAIQEGEWDEIAISVRQFQNANMHLRYSPKPVVVAPAGMALGGGCEITMHGDKVRANAESYIGLVEVGVGLIPGGGGVKELVLRATEGATPDEDLFPRIRKVSETIATAKVSTSAVEAQELGFLRDTDHITMNRDRLIEDAKQTALALVQEGYVQPHPRSDIPVMGEPALATIKLAIHMMQRGGFISEYDAHVAKKLAYIITGGNLSRKTLVSEQYLLDLEREAFVSLCGERKTQERIMHMLKTGKPLRN; encoded by the coding sequence GTGAGTTATCGAATTGAAAAAGTTGCAGTGCTGGGTTCAGGGACGATGGGGGCGCAGATTGCCGCACATCTCGCCAATGCCGGAATCGAAGTGTTGTTATTGGACATCGCTCCCAAAGAATTAACCGAGAGTGAAGCGGCGAAAGGCTTAACCCTTGACCATCCTGCGGTGAAAAACCGCATTGTTAATGCGGGATTGGAAACCGCCAAAAAAATCAGACCCGCAGCATTCTTTTCATCCTCGGTTGCCAGTTTAGTTTCAATTGGAAATTTTGAAGATGACCTGGCGAAAATTAACCAGTGCGATTGGGTAATCGAAGCGGTCATTGAAAACCTTGAAATAAAATCCGCATTGTATGAAAAGGTCGATAAACTGCGAAAACCGGGTTCGATTATCAGTTCAAACACTTCGGGCATTCCCATCCAAGCGATGAGCGAAGGACGTTCGGATGATTTCAAAGCCCATTTTCTCGGCACACATTTTTTCAATCCTCCAAGATACCTCAAATTGCTTGAAGTGATTCCGACCGCCGACACTAAATCTGAAGTCGTAAAGTTCATCGGCGATTTTTGTGACCGCAAACTCGGCAAAGGCATTGTTCTCGCCAAAGATACGCCCAATTTTATTGCCAATCGCATCGCCGCTTTCAGTTCATTTAATACCATCAAAACCATGATGGAGGGCGATTATACGGTTGAAGAAATCGACGCCATGACCGGGCAACTGATCGGTCGTCCGAAATCCGCGACCTTCAGAACGACGGATATTGTCGGTCTCGATGTTTCGCTCTATGTTGCCGACAATCTCTATAAAGCGGTTCCCAATGACGAACAACGCGAGATGCTGGTTGCACCGGATTTTTTGCGTGAGATGGTCAAACGCAAAATGCTCGGTAATAAAACCGGCGGCGGGTTTTATAAAAAGGTGAGAGGCGAAGGTGGAAAACCCGAGTACCAGGTTTTGGATTATAAAACCCTTGAATATCGCGCCTCACAGAAATTCAGCAGCCCATCTATTGAAGCTGCAAAACAACTGGAAAGCCCGGCTGAGCGATTGCGAGCGTTAATCTATAACGATGACCGGGTTGGTCAGTTTTTATGGAAAACCCTGAGCCGCAATCTGATTTATGCGATGAATCGAATTCCTGAAATTGCCGATGACATTGTCAACTTAGATAGCGCAGTGAAATGGGGATTCAATTTTGAGTTGGGGATTTTTGAATCATGGGATGCCATTGGCGTTGAAAAATCGGTGGCGCGAATGCGTGAAGAGGGGATGCAGATTCCCGAATCCATCGAAAAATTTATTGCCGCAGGTCATAAGAATTTTTACGAAAAACGCGATGGCAAAAACCTGTTCTATGATTTTGCGACCGCAACTTATAAAGAGGTTCCGGCGCGTTCCGGTGTGTTGATTTTAAAACCCTTCAAAGAGCAGAACAAAATCATCAAGAAAAATGCCGGTGCTTCGTTGATTGATATTGGCGATGGTGTAGCTTGTTTGGAATTCCATTCAAAGATGAATGCAATTGGCGGCGATACCATTGCGATGATGAATTATGCGGTTAAGGAAGTTAGTGAAAATTTTGAAGCTCTGGTCATTGCTAATGAAAGCGATAATTTTTCGGTCGGCGCTAATTTGATGATGGTAGTGATGGCGATACAGGAAGGGGAATGGGATGAGATCGCTATTTCTGTGCGCCAGTTTCAAAACGCCAATATGCATTTGCGATATTCGCCAAAACCGGTTGTCGTCGCGCCCGCGGGGATGGCGCTCGGCGGTGGATGTGAAATCACCATGCACGGCGACAAAGTGCGCGCCAATGCCGAAAGTTACATTGGGCTTGTGGAGGTTGGTGTCGGGTTGATTCCCGGCGGCGGTGGTGTCAAAGAATTGGTTTTACGAGCTACAGAGGGCGCAACTCCTGATGAAGATTTATTCCCGCGCATTCGCAAAGTTTCAGAAACCATTGCGACAGCCAAAGTTTCGACCTCGGCAGTTGAGGCGCAGGAATTAGGGTTTCTGCGTGACACCGACCACATCACCATGAACCGTGACCGTTTGATAGAAGACGCCAAGCAGACAGCGCTGGCGTTGGTGCAAGAAGGTTACGTGCAGCCGCATCCGCGAAGCGATATTCCGGTGATGGGCGAACCGGCGTTGGCGACTATAAAGCTGGCGATACATATGATGCAGCGTGGCGGATTTATTTCGGAGTACGACGCGCATGTTGCCAAAAAACTGGCGTACATTATCACTGGCGGTAATCTGTCAAGAAAGACCCTGGTGAGCGAACAATACCTGCTAGACCTTGAACGTGAGGCGTTTGTATCGCTTTGCGGCGAACGCAAAACCCAAGAGCGCATCATGCATATGCTCAAGACCGGCAAACC